The Bactrocera dorsalis isolate Fly_Bdor chromosome 2, ASM2337382v1, whole genome shotgun sequence region CGTACCTGCACCCAGAACGTTGAGACGATCTAAAACAATACCACCGCTTCTGCTGCCACCGCTCAAGTCACTTGTACCACTGATTGCAGTCCAGGACTGAGTTTTGCGGCTATGACGTCTGCCGTCCACTTTGAATTGCTCCTCTTTTGTAGGCTCAGTAGGAGATGCATCCATTGCATTATTTGCAATATCCTCACTTATATTTGTGGTGTCGGAACACGTACTTGATCTATTTTGAACGATTGCCTCGTCGCCACCTCCAATCTCGGCAGCAGATTTTAGGTTGGATGTCTGTGTTATGAGTTTTGCAGACGATGTCCAAACCGGGCTGTGCTCCGTTTGCATTGAGGCGTCGCCGCCATAACAAGGTAACATTTCCATGCGTGTTACTGTTGTGCCAGTGTCGTGAGACACCGATCGACCGAATTGCAAGTTAAGAGATCTACGATCGTCGGCCGTCTtgcgtatatttgtatgtgtctcTAGATCCTGCACACGAGTACGCACAGATGCTATTTGTTGtttctgtttcttttgttgTAACTGATGTTGTGAAATGGTTGTAGGAGGCGGCGGCGGTGGAGGTGGCGGCGGTTGTACATTCTTCTGTATATGACGCACTTGATTTTGGGTAACACTATAATTTTCGCCATTACTTCCGGGAAAACGCATATTCTTCGGCTCCTCTGCTACACTTCGTTCCGGCGTTAGATTTTCCAACGATTGACTCTGCTGTTTAATTACTACTGTCATATGTGGCACGTGTGGCACCGCCTGCGGTGATGTGCTACTAGACCGACGCACCAGGCGACGTTGCTTGGCTTCATTTGTGCCGCCACTATTAATGGCGGCTGAAACTTTTGATCGTCCaacacttttgccactcaaaaTGTTTCCATCGGTACATGCCACAACGTTATCACCACAGCTTACATTGTCATGACCACCGGTTGACTTCGATTTGGATTGATTTAGGGCCTGTATGAGTGGTGTGGGCTCACTGCCAGGCAGTAGACGCGCGTCTTTTGTGCTTTTCAAATTCGTCTCACTTTTACTGCGCTGcagtttttctttattcttcATGGCATCCAACATGCCGCGGTAAGTTTCCAATTGATTCAGGAAATTCTTATTCGGCTTTATGCAGCTGCGGCGTTCTTTAACGTGTTGCAGTGCGTGCTTAAATTCCCAGTTGTATGCCTTCATGGCGTAAGCGATTACCACTGATGCCGATCGGCTGACACCCATTTTACAATGTACCAGTACTTTAGAGCCTTCCGACTTGGCACGAGTTATGTAACGAAATGTGTTGTCCCAGTGTTTCAACAAATTCGTTTTTTCATCATCATATACTCTTACATTAAAGTAATCAAATACACCCGGGAAGAAATTGTCGATCTCGCGAGTTACATTAAGTATATGGCGTATactgaaataaatacatattaataagGTGTACTtttgtataatatgtattttataatattaaagcatatctatattaatattataaaaataataaaatacccATTTTTTTGCAACTCTTCCAAGTTGCTGGCATTCCATTCCGAACCAAGATAGACATGATCGAAAATTTCTGTTGGTGCATCCATTTGACCCAGGATGGTTAACATTTCCGCATCAATGAATGACTTGAATTCGCCTAAATCCATATCAAGTAGTTCTTCAAGTCGACCACGTATATATTTTGAGGTAACCTCATCTAAATCCACTGACATCATTATTTCCTTCAACTTCATTTTTATAACACTTTCCGTTTCCTCCTTTGCGGTTGGTCTATAATGAAAACACATAagcatataattaataattatataactgtataatttttttcttgacataCTTGTTTCTTATGGCATCTGGCGAAGGGGGACGTCGGCTTTCGATTGAGTCCATAGCATTCCACTCATTCAGGCAAGACTGTTCAGATTCGATATGGCTATCATAAAATGATGTCCAATCGTGCGATGGACCACGCGGATAGAAATTATTCTCACGAGCCTTTTGCGATACTTTATGTAATGTTTGTAATGCAGACcttaaaagataaataaatatttgttgatttttatgttatatacttatgtataagcATAAACTTACCACATGGCTTGCACAGAAACAGGCTTAAAAATATGGGTTTTACCATAAACTGAAACGCTAAAACCACtagacaaataaaaattatttaattaatataaaattataggcATACATTTTGTAGTCTTACCCATCACCATCGAGATGTATTGTCGTATCGGCAAGTATCGGCAATACAAGTCCAATTGTGGTACGTTCGTTACAGTCAATGCCCAGTAGACAGGATTCTTCGACACCATCCTCGCAAACTTTACTATCGCCTGAGGCACTGATTTTCTCTGTATCACTTTTTATGGTCTGCCGTTGAGTTGCTTTCGCAGATTGAGATCCGCTGGTGTAATTTTTGTCTTGAGCATCCGTTGACTCCTCACCGCCACTACTTGACTCCGTTTGTGACTGCTGCTGTTGTGGCGTTCGTTTAATACTATCCGCTGACGATTGACGCATAGTAACGATATTTGCCGATGCTATGGCATTGTTCGCTTTAGTCGAATTATGtcgcataattttattttttcgatcgGTGGTTGTGGGGCGGTAACAACAACGTGATACAATCACTAGATACCTTGTGCGATTCGGTCGTTGGGACTCTAATTTAACAGCctatatgaaaaacaaaatattttagttattcaTAATACTACAATATGCACTAGTTGGATACTTTACCATCTTCAAGGTTTCCTCTGGGTAAAGTAGATCAATCATTGATTGTAAGTGTTGTTGAATATCAGAATTATTACTTTGTGTGCTATTAGTAGATTTTGCCGAATCTGTACTTGCGCGACGTTCATTAGTTTTTGCTGGAACATCCTTAAGAGCAAGTCCCAAAACAGTGTCCTTAACGGCAAAGAAGCATTCGCTATAAGaagtgtgaaaaaatatatattttaagaatacatCAGGGcaatgtttgta contains the following coding sequences:
- the LOC105234161 gene encoding protein phosphatase Slingshot, translated to MKSSTGEKRRKLRQMSMALVTVQRSPSVTGSPPQCGSEGETEDDEGNRSEKSECFFAVKDTVLGLALKDVPAKTNERRASTDSAKSTNSTQSNNSDIQQHLQSMIDLLYPEETLKMAVKLESQRPNRTRYLVIVSRCCYRPTTTDRKNKIMRHNSTKANNAIASANIVTMRQSSADSIKRTPQQQQSQTESSSGGEESTDAQDKNYTSGSQSAKATQRQTIKSDTEKISASGDSKVCEDGVEESCLLGIDCNERTTIGLVLPILADTTIHLDGDGGFSVSVYGKTHIFKPVSVQAMWSALQTLHKVSQKARENNFYPRGPSHDWTSFYDSHIESEQSCLNEWNAMDSIESRRPPSPDAIRNKPTAKEETESVIKMKLKEIMMSVDLDEVTSKYIRGRLEELLDMDLGEFKSFIDAEMLTILGQMDAPTEIFDHVYLGSEWNASNLEELQKNGIRHILNVTREIDNFFPGVFDYFNVRVYDDEKTNLLKHWDNTFRYITRAKSEGSKVLVHCKMGVSRSASVVIAYAMKAYNWEFKHALQHVKERRSCIKPNKNFLNQLETYRGMLDAMKNKEKLQRSKSETNLKSTKDARLLPGSEPTPLIQALNQSKSKSTGGHDNVSCGDNVVACTDGNILSGKSVGRSKVSAAINSGGTNEAKQRRLVRRSSSTSPQAVPHVPHMTVVIKQQSQSLENLTPERSVAEEPKNMRFPGSNGENYSVTQNQVRHIQKNVQPPPPPPPPPPTTISQHQLQQKKQKQQIASVRTRVQDLETHTNIRKTADDRRSLNLQFGRSVSHDTGTTVTRMEMLPCYGGDASMQTEHSPVWTSSAKLITQTSNLKSAAEIGGGDEAIVQNRSSTCSDTTNISEDIANNAMDASPTEPTKEEQFKVDGRRHSRKTQSWTAISGTSDLSGGSRSGGIVLDRLNVLGAGTSASSCATSKLGSNSSIDSISSSVASSTTTTLEERVITRTHRHRDLPSRHASWGSGDTKSAVPVRNSSWSAYDSNRNSCQYGGGAILEGQIHELNINKSNKTATQIYQSGSMQYQHQHHVGTVKRTKQKLEQCGSTGNNHTLKKLCSENGERSSDETTVANSAKRIAKGAINLFRSASAAGSTRTRCPPYRCNSVEIVPGVTTTSTGGSNAGADVLACQMVMRRSDGSRPLHNDLFSASSAPESYTISDIQNKNMLPPESDTVTTVISGVDEDEETVLMRGNVGSSANTTDQRMSGTVQILKKSFEAKAGSGNSGSGATSGNVLQIQTAVLPAKKGHHSLPSSPVAQHADPHHSRQHNPQIALTADVTTTGSTTHSLTAAPLCETETAPEMVDSTSSTINAITQSIFTPLSTASTTMSVASSSSSTSSTSSSMSDPYVDRNVKVLVHKYQTPTPIVPTSKQDCLVGSNPISSNMSFSSPSSSSSCSVPTTLASVASSNSHSKPRRHSYYESGGHASHKSISMGSSRTGGAIGGRLAHHEYSDSRPPPAPAKTTQSSHGNNSQPPLGDNAQQQPQLQQQQHQRRLQQHGRTHPLSRLTLPKQSFNTAAYNTM